A single genomic interval of Mucilaginibacter robiniae harbors:
- a CDS encoding GNAT family N-acetyltransferase: protein MPIIPAQIADVPEIAALVNSAYRGETSKQGWTSESHLLDGIRIDEEELKSYFAQSHITMLKCVSDTGEIIGSAYLEKVKDDKLYLGMLTVKPTLQAQGVGKQLLTATEDYARQHGCTTIKISVITTRKELIAWYERHGYKAAGQLLPFPTDTRFGIPKTTIELMVMEKPVG, encoded by the coding sequence ATGCCTATTATACCCGCACAAATTGCCGATGTGCCCGAAATTGCCGCTTTAGTAAACAGTGCTTACCGTGGTGAAACTTCCAAACAAGGGTGGACCAGTGAAAGCCATTTGTTGGACGGTATCCGTATTGATGAAGAAGAGTTGAAAAGTTACTTCGCGCAATCGCACATTACCATGCTAAAATGTGTAAGTGATACCGGAGAAATTATTGGTAGCGCTTACCTGGAGAAAGTGAAAGATGACAAGCTCTACTTGGGCATGCTAACGGTAAAACCTACATTGCAGGCACAAGGCGTGGGTAAGCAGCTACTAACCGCAACTGAAGATTATGCACGCCAGCATGGTTGCACCACTATTAAAATATCAGTTATTACTACCCGGAAAGAATTAATTGCCTGGTACGAAAGGCATGGCTATAAAGCTGCAGGCCAGTTGCTGCCTTTCCCAACCGATACCCGATTTGGCATACCCAAAACAACTATCGAGTTAATGGTGA